The following are encoded in a window of Hippoglossus stenolepis isolate QCI-W04-F060 chromosome 10, HSTE1.2, whole genome shotgun sequence genomic DNA:
- the LOC118116102 gene encoding interferon alpha-inducible protein 27-like protein 2B: protein MGLLIGAALGAGAVGTVVGAPFVLAAVGFTSAGIAAGSLAASMMSASAVASGGGVVAGGAVAVCQSIGAVGLSGATAAVSGSMGLLLGLII from the exons ATGGGCCTTT TGATAGGTGCAGCACTTGGAGCAG GTGCAGTAGGGACTGTGGTCGGGGCCCCATTTGTTCTGGCGGCCGTAGGTTTCACCTCAGCTGGAATTGCAGCAGGTTCACTGGCTGCTAGTATGATGTCGGCTTCTGCAGTGGCTAGCGGAGGTGGAGTGGTAGCTGGAGGTGCAGTGGCTGTTTGCCAATCAATAG gTGCGGTTGGTCTGTCGGGGGCCACTGCAGCTGTGAGCGGCTCGATGGGGTTGTTGTTAGGCCTCATTATCTGA
- the LOC118116101 gene encoding interferon alpha-inducible protein 27-like protein 2B, which yields MGLLIGAALGVGAVGTVVGAPFVLAAVGFTSAGIAAGSLAASMMSASAVASGGGVVAGGAVAVCQSIGAVGLSGATAAVSGSMGLLLGLII from the exons ATGGGCCTTT TGATAGGTGCAGCACTTGGAGTAG GTGCAGTAGGGACTGTGGTCGGGGCCCCATTTGTTCTGGCAGCCGTAGGTTTCACCTCAGCTGGAATTGCAGCAGGTTCACTGGCTGCTAGTATGATGTCGGCTTCTGCAGTGGCTAGCGGAGGTGGAGTGGTAGCTGGAGGTGCAGTGGCTGTTTGCCAATCAATAG gTGCGGTTGGTCTGTCGGGGGCCACTGCAGCTGTGAGCGGCTCGATGGGGTTGTTGTTAGGCCTCATTATCTGA